In one window of Brenneria goodwinii DNA:
- a CDS encoding MFS transporter: MACMVRIPATNARSVFPDPHVSEWVAWCYSRLDCPTANGLPSGWRSPAGIGAGIYLATGIAAAASLSAPHARSKSIAILMGGMASGTVLGVPLSLILADYAGWQSALWLTAGLGLISLIALWRKLPVLPALLILCRIRAFIGVTVK, from the coding sequence ATGGCGTGTATGGTACGGATTCCGGCGACGAATGCCAGATCAGTTTTTCCGGATCCGCACGTCAGCGAATGGGTAGCCTGGTGTTATTCCCGTCTGGATTGTCCAACTGCGAACGGTTTACCGTCAGGGTGGCGATCTCCGGCCGGTATTGGCGCCGGCATCTATCTTGCAACCGGCATAGCGGCAGCGGCCTCGCTCTCTGCGCCTCATGCGCGAAGTAAATCTATTGCAATTCTAATGGGAGGAATGGCAAGCGGCACCGTGCTGGGCGTACCCTTGAGTCTGATACTGGCAGATTATGCCGGATGGCAATCGGCCTTGTGGTTGACCGCCGGGTTAGGGCTGATTTCGCTCATCGCGCTGTGGCGTAAGCTCCCAGTGCTACCCGCATTATTGATCTTATGCCGTATTCGCGCATTTATCGGTGTGACAGTGAAATAA
- a CDS encoding EcsC family protein, translated as MTIFDDKQDIDDLKQAITLLEAPSIAIQLANQVGKPIEWSMTKLPNMVKNKVQDVVHAALHKSVDAALYTMNDDPQRASSPKSHKLAAAASGAVSGFFGAAGLLVELPVSTTIMMRSVADIARSEGFSLADISVKAACVEVFALGGRSKNDDAAESAYYTSRAMLADITKHATRELIDIAGKKSAEKASARISTTQAGRTLAKLIDAVATRLGITITEKMAAQIVPVIGAASGAAINTLFINHYQRMAKGHFIIKRLEQKYGEGEIKSAYIQLKDDIRPA; from the coding sequence ATGACCATTTTTGATGACAAGCAAGACATTGACGACCTGAAACAAGCCATTACCCTGCTGGAAGCGCCGTCAATCGCTATACAACTGGCGAATCAGGTTGGCAAACCCATCGAATGGAGTATGACCAAACTGCCTAACATGGTGAAAAACAAGGTGCAGGACGTTGTGCATGCCGCATTGCATAAATCCGTCGACGCCGCCCTCTATACCATGAACGACGATCCTCAAAGAGCCTCATCGCCCAAGTCACATAAGCTGGCAGCCGCCGCATCCGGTGCGGTCAGCGGCTTTTTTGGCGCGGCAGGATTACTGGTCGAGCTTCCCGTCAGCACCACCATCATGATGCGCTCCGTCGCGGATATTGCCCGTAGTGAAGGTTTCTCACTGGCGGATATCTCCGTCAAAGCCGCCTGTGTCGAGGTTTTCGCGCTCGGGGGCCGCAGTAAAAACGATGATGCCGCCGAATCCGCCTATTATACTTCCCGTGCGATGCTGGCCGACATCACCAAACATGCCACGCGTGAATTAATCGATATCGCCGGCAAGAAAAGCGCAGAAAAAGCGTCGGCAAGGATCTCCACCACGCAGGCGGGAAGAACACTGGCAAAGCTGATCGATGCCGTTGCGACGCGGTTGGGCATTACCATTACTGAAAAAATGGCCGCCCAGATCGTTCCGGTTATCGGCGCGGCTAGCGGTGCGGCCATTAATACGCTGTTCATCAACCATTATCAGCGTATGGCGAAAGGCCATTTCATCATCAAACGTCTGGAGCAGAAATACGGCGAGGGAGAGATCAAGTCGGCCTACATTCAGCTAAAAGATGATATCCGCCCCGCCTGA
- a CDS encoding YdbH family protein — MTKKYSLAGLALVLLLLIVSWRTLPQWLPRLIGIWLPSEMSFTLNSSPVWHDGGLRSQGFSLQAGDCRLLDVQDISLRRQSGRWHIDTTAVTLDSDCLAQLSSGTDTAPALLSQWQRRLPAADITIKTFTLKPWQDYAGQVRLSTDGNTRQTIDYQGDQLAFQAELNDRHLVLRNGMLAPPADYSRLHIDGEMDLSDTLARFPEQGTLKGQLTTGQTPESVSASLRWQGRQGSLSLNAVGDDEPLVLLPWQLTPDAVQIKNGTWRWPYAGQPLSGQLSVTLQHWRQGLDKTRIDARMNMLTQGHNGKANAVLVLGPGNLGLVDSQLRFQLTGQANLADISVTASLPGMIQGSVLNPELSILPGALLRAWGTLAPQLRLEEARWPLAGVRIGASGINGRLQAIVKAHDEYWGRFNLHLDGQAQDFWPDSGQWQWRYWGRGQLPPLKAKWDVAGRGRWQDTLIEVQQLSSGLDQLSYGLVTAHQPRLTLTEPMRWQRTQADAHFQGALQLATEQVDFSNGGYLPPSLISFKLNGRDPGDFLWQGRLQAQDIGPVTLRGRWDGERLRGGAWWPQQPLTVFQPLLSSRLNMNIRAGQFYAQSAFSAARGEGFRAGGHWVVKNGELWLQDGEVRGVNFTLPYRLQDQRWQLGVRQPVTLRIDTLDNLFRMTDIRVDLQGFYPYSEGQPLTMSQASMDVLGGHIALSALRWPQHDDALLTVESVELSELLTALKLKQIAMSGKVSGVLPLNFNHPQMLIQKGRVTNDSFLTLRLDQQLAEELASKNMATGAAIGWLRYLEIGRSYATVELDNQGALSLTSQIQGKNPTLSADRQVTLNYRHQENIFQLWRSLRFGDNLQDTLEQRANE, encoded by the coding sequence ATGACTAAAAAATATTCACTGGCAGGATTGGCGCTGGTACTGCTGTTGCTGATCGTGTCATGGCGAACGCTGCCGCAATGGTTGCCTCGTTTAATTGGGATCTGGTTGCCGTCAGAGATGTCGTTCACGCTGAACTCTTCGCCCGTTTGGCACGATGGGGGGCTGCGCAGTCAAGGGTTCAGCCTGCAAGCCGGTGACTGTCGGTTGCTGGATGTGCAGGATATTTCGCTGCGCCGACAATCCGGGCGCTGGCATATCGATACGACCGCGGTCACGCTGGATAGCGATTGCCTGGCGCAACTGTCATCCGGTACGGATACGGCTCCTGCGCTGTTGTCGCAATGGCAGCGGCGTTTGCCTGCCGCAGATATCACGATTAAAACATTCACGCTAAAACCCTGGCAGGATTATGCCGGACAGGTGCGGCTAAGCACCGATGGCAACACGCGACAGACGATCGATTATCAGGGCGATCAATTGGCTTTTCAGGCGGAATTAAACGATCGGCATCTTGTATTGCGCAACGGCATGCTGGCCCCCCCGGCGGATTATTCCCGTTTACACATCGACGGAGAGATGGATCTGTCCGATACGCTGGCGCGGTTCCCTGAGCAGGGCACGCTAAAGGGCCAATTGACGACGGGTCAAACGCCGGAGTCGGTATCGGCGTCATTGCGTTGGCAAGGCCGGCAGGGATCGCTGTCATTAAATGCCGTGGGTGATGATGAACCCCTGGTGTTATTACCGTGGCAACTGACGCCAGACGCGGTACAGATTAAGAACGGTACTTGGCGCTGGCCTTATGCCGGACAACCGCTATCCGGTCAGCTATCGGTCACATTGCAGCATTGGCGTCAGGGACTGGATAAAACCCGCATTGATGCCCGTATGAATATGCTAACGCAGGGGCATAATGGTAAAGCCAATGCCGTGCTGGTTCTGGGGCCGGGCAATCTGGGCTTGGTAGACAGCCAACTGCGTTTCCAGTTGACCGGTCAGGCGAACCTGGCGGATATCTCGGTGACCGCGTCATTGCCGGGCATGATCCAGGGTTCGGTGTTGAATCCCGAATTGTCTATTTTGCCGGGGGCGTTATTGCGCGCCTGGGGAACGCTGGCGCCGCAGCTACGGCTTGAAGAGGCGCGCTGGCCGCTGGCCGGCGTCAGGATCGGGGCGTCCGGCATTAATGGCCGATTACAGGCGATTGTTAAAGCCCATGACGAATATTGGGGGCGGTTCAATCTGCATCTTGATGGACAGGCGCAAGATTTTTGGCCGGATAGCGGGCAGTGGCAGTGGCGTTACTGGGGGCGTGGGCAACTGCCGCCGTTAAAGGCTAAGTGGGATGTGGCCGGCAGAGGCCGCTGGCAGGACACGCTTATTGAGGTGCAGCAGCTTTCCAGCGGGCTGGATCAACTGAGTTATGGTTTGGTGACGGCTCACCAGCCCCGGCTGACACTCACGGAGCCGATGCGCTGGCAGCGTACTCAAGCGGACGCGCATTTTCAGGGCGCGTTGCAACTGGCGACGGAACAGGTGGATTTCAGTAACGGCGGTTATCTTCCGCCATCGCTGATATCGTTTAAACTGAATGGTCGCGATCCCGGTGATTTCCTTTGGCAGGGGCGGCTACAGGCGCAGGATATCGGTCCGGTTACGCTGCGCGGACGTTGGGATGGCGAACGCCTGCGCGGTGGCGCATGGTGGCCGCAACAGCCGCTGACCGTATTTCAGCCGCTTTTGTCGTCCAGATTGAACATGAATATCCGGGCCGGACAATTTTATGCGCAGTCCGCTTTCTCTGCCGCCCGCGGAGAAGGATTCCGCGCCGGCGGACACTGGGTGGTGAAAAACGGCGAGCTGTGGTTGCAGGATGGCGAAGTGCGCGGCGTTAATTTTACATTACCTTATCGCCTTCAGGATCAGCGCTGGCAGTTAGGCGTGAGACAGCCGGTCACGCTGCGCATTGATACCCTGGATAATTTGTTTCGGATGACGGATATCCGGGTCGATTTGCAGGGGTTTTACCCATACAGCGAAGGGCAACCGCTGACGATGTCGCAGGCCAGTATGGATGTTTTGGGCGGACATATCGCTCTGTCGGCCTTACGCTGGCCCCAGCATGACGACGCATTATTAACTGTGGAAAGTGTCGAACTAAGCGAACTGTTGACGGCGTTGAAGCTGAAACAGATCGCCATGTCCGGGAAGGTGAGCGGCGTTTTACCGCTTAATTTTAATCATCCGCAAATGTTGATTCAAAAAGGGCGCGTCACCAATGATAGCTTCCTGACGCTACGGCTGGATCAGCAGTTGGCCGAGGAACTGGCAAGTAAAAACATGGCCACTGGCGCAGCCATTGGCTGGCTGCGTTATTTGGAAATCGGCCGCTCCTATGCCACGGTTGAGTTGGATAATCAGGGCGCGCTGTCTTTGACCTCGCAAATTCAGGGGAAAAACCCGACGCTCAGCGCCGACAGGCAGGTGACGCTCAACTACCGCCATCAGGAGAATATCTTCCAGCTATGGCGCAGCTTACGCTTCGGCGATAATTTGCAGGATACGCTGGAGCAGCGGGCGAATGAATAA
- the hrpA gene encoding ATP-dependent RNA helicase HrpA, translating to MKSPLNALSSQLSELMLRDGQRLRRRLQGAAKVGSLLAQTVIAQEIEGEIVSARQRVENRRASCPSINYPEQLPVSQKKDEILHALREHQVIIVAGETGSGKTTQLPKICLELGRGVRGLIGHTQPRRLAARTVADRIAAELETPLGGCVGYKVRFNDQVGDNTLVKLMTDGILLAEIQQDRLLMQYDTLIIDEAHERSLNIDFILGYLRQLLPKRPDLKIIITSATIDPQRFSRHFNNAPIIEVSGRTYPVDVRYRPVVEDAEDSDRDQLQAIFDAVDELSREGPGDILIFMSGEREIRDTADALNKLDLPHTEILPLYARLSNQEQNRVFQSHHGRRIVLATNVAETSLTVPGIRYVIDPGTARISRYSFRTKVQRLPIEPVSQASANQRKGRCGRVAAGVCIRLYSEQDFLSRPEFTDPEILRTNLASVILQMTSLGLGDIAAFPFVEAPDKRNIQDGVRLLEELSAIQLAENGHYHLTPLGRQLAQLPIDPRLARMVLEARRTGCVREVMVITAALSIQDPRERPLDKKQASDEKHRRFADKESDFMAFVNLWDYLREQQKALSSSQFRRLCRSDYLNYLRVREWQDVYTQLRQVVKEQGLPINSEPADYRSIHCALLTGLLSHVGQKDIDKQEFSGARNTRFAIFPGSGLFKKPPKWTMVAELVETSRLWGRIAARIDPEWIEPLAQHLIKRSYSDPHWEKAQGVVMAQEKVTLFGLPIVAARKVNYSQIDPVLARELFIRHALVEGDWQTRHAFFRANLKLLAEVEELENKSRRRDILVDDETLFAFYDRRLPHDIISARHFDKWWKDASRQDADLLNFEKSMLIKDGADNVSALDYPNFWHQGSLKLRLTYQFEPGTDADGVTAHIPLPILNQVRDEGFEWQIPGVRRDLVIALIKSLPKPMRRNFVPAPNYADAFLARTTPLEKGLLDALERELRLMTGVSVPREEWHWEQVPDHLKMTFRVIDEKNRALREGKDLNALKEQLKDKVQQTLSAVVDDGLEQRDLHVWSFGSLPERYEQKRGGYSVKAYPALVDEKDSVAIRLFDTPHQQQQMMRQGLRRLLLLNIPSPIKYLHEKLPNKAKLGLYFNPYGKVLDLIDDCISCAVDKLIGEFGGPVWQEAEFQRLHEKVRAELNDTVVDIAKQVEQILTAVFAINKRLKGRVDMAMALALSDIKNQLGGLVFRGFVTANGWQRLPDVLRYLQAIDRRLEKLAIDVHRDRAQMLKVEQVQQAWRQWLNKLPAERRDDDDVKAVRWMIEELRVSYFAQQLGTPFPISDKRILQAMEQIDA from the coding sequence GTGAAATCACCGCTCAACGCATTATCTTCGCAGCTCAGTGAGTTAATGCTCCGTGATGGGCAACGTCTGCGCCGCCGTTTACAAGGGGCTGCGAAAGTCGGCAGCCTGCTGGCGCAGACCGTTATTGCACAGGAAATTGAAGGTGAGATCGTCTCGGCCCGCCAGCGCGTGGAGAACCGTCGGGCAAGTTGCCCCTCCATCAATTATCCGGAACAATTGCCCGTCAGCCAGAAAAAAGACGAAATTCTGCATGCGCTGCGCGAACATCAGGTGATTATCGTGGCGGGGGAAACCGGATCAGGCAAAACCACGCAGTTACCGAAAATATGTCTGGAATTGGGGCGCGGCGTCCGCGGGCTGATCGGTCACACGCAACCGCGCCGGCTGGCCGCCCGAACGGTGGCCGATCGTATTGCCGCCGAGCTGGAAACGCCGCTGGGCGGATGCGTGGGTTACAAAGTCCGCTTTAACGATCAGGTGGGCGACAATACGCTGGTTAAGCTGATGACCGACGGTATTCTGCTGGCGGAAATCCAGCAGGATCGCCTGCTGATGCAGTACGACACCCTGATTATCGATGAAGCGCATGAACGCAGTCTGAATATTGATTTCATTCTGGGGTATCTACGCCAGTTGCTGCCCAAGCGCCCGGATTTAAAGATCATCATCACATCAGCCACCATCGATCCGCAGCGTTTTTCGCGCCACTTCAATAATGCGCCGATTATTGAGGTTTCCGGGCGGACGTACCCGGTTGATGTCCGCTATCGCCCGGTGGTGGAAGATGCCGAAGACAGCGACCGCGATCAGCTACAGGCTATTTTTGACGCGGTGGATGAACTGAGCCGCGAAGGGCCGGGCGACATTCTGATTTTTATGAGCGGCGAACGAGAGATTCGCGATACGGCCGATGCCTTGAACAAGCTGGATTTGCCCCATACCGAGATTCTGCCTTTGTATGCCCGCTTATCCAACCAGGAGCAGAATCGGGTATTCCAGTCTCATCACGGTCGCCGCATTGTGCTGGCGACCAACGTGGCCGAAACGTCTCTGACCGTACCGGGCATCCGTTATGTTATTGACCCTGGCACGGCGCGCATCAGCCGCTACAGTTTCCGCACCAAGGTGCAGCGTCTGCCGATTGAGCCGGTTTCCCAGGCCTCGGCCAATCAACGCAAAGGGCGTTGCGGACGCGTGGCCGCCGGGGTTTGTATCCGGCTTTATTCCGAGCAGGATTTCCTGTCACGTCCGGAATTCACCGATCCTGAGATCCTGCGGACCAATTTAGCCTCCGTCATTCTGCAAATGACCTCATTGGGGTTAGGCGATATTGCCGCGTTTCCGTTCGTCGAAGCGCCGGATAAGCGCAACATTCAGGATGGCGTGCGGTTGCTGGAAGAGCTAAGCGCGATTCAACTGGCGGAAAACGGCCACTATCATTTAACGCCGCTGGGGCGGCAATTGGCTCAACTGCCTATCGATCCCCGGCTGGCGCGGATGGTGCTGGAAGCGCGCCGTACCGGTTGCGTGCGCGAAGTGATGGTGATTACCGCCGCGCTCTCCATTCAGGATCCGCGCGAACGTCCGTTGGATAAAAAGCAGGCGTCGGATGAAAAGCACCGGCGCTTCGCGGATAAAGAATCCGATTTTATGGCGTTCGTGAATTTATGGGACTATCTGCGCGAACAGCAAAAAGCCTTATCTTCCAGTCAGTTCCGGCGCTTATGCCGAAGCGATTACCTGAACTATCTGCGCGTACGCGAGTGGCAGGATGTTTATACCCAACTGCGCCAGGTGGTTAAAGAACAGGGGTTGCCGATCAACAGCGAACCGGCGGACTACCGCAGTATCCACTGCGCCTTGCTGACCGGCCTGTTATCGCATGTCGGCCAGAAAGATATCGATAAGCAGGAGTTCAGCGGCGCGCGCAATACGCGTTTTGCGATTTTTCCCGGCTCCGGGTTATTTAAAAAACCGCCCAAATGGACGATGGTCGCCGAACTGGTGGAGACCAGCCGCCTGTGGGGACGCATTGCCGCCCGTATCGATCCTGAATGGATCGAGCCGCTGGCTCAGCACCTGATTAAACGCAGCTATAGCGATCCGCACTGGGAAAAGGCGCAAGGCGTGGTGATGGCGCAGGAGAAAGTCACGCTGTTCGGTCTGCCCATTGTGGCGGCGCGCAAGGTGAATTACAGCCAGATCGATCCGGTATTGGCGCGCGAGTTGTTTATTCGCCATGCCCTGGTGGAAGGCGACTGGCAAACGCGTCATGCCTTTTTCCGCGCCAATCTGAAATTGCTGGCGGAAGTTGAAGAGCTGGAAAACAAATCTCGTCGCCGCGACATTCTGGTGGACGATGAAACGCTGTTTGCGTTTTACGATCGGCGCTTACCGCACGACATCATTTCCGCCCGTCATTTTGACAAGTGGTGGAAAGACGCCAGCCGTCAGGATGCCGACCTGCTGAACTTTGAAAAAAGCATGCTGATTAAAGACGGGGCGGATAACGTCAGCGCGCTGGATTATCCAAACTTCTGGCATCAGGGAAGCCTGAAACTGCGTCTGACCTACCAGTTTGAGCCGGGAACGGACGCTGACGGCGTAACGGCGCATATTCCGCTTCCCATTCTTAACCAAGTGCGGGATGAAGGATTTGAATGGCAAATTCCCGGCGTGCGGCGCGACCTGGTTATTGCCTTGATCAAGTCATTACCTAAACCGATGCGTCGTAACTTTGTGCCGGCGCCGAATTACGCCGACGCGTTTCTGGCGCGGACCACGCCGTTGGAAAAGGGGCTGCTGGATGCACTGGAGCGCGAACTGCGGCTGATGACCGGGGTAAGCGTACCGCGTGAAGAGTGGCACTGGGAACAGGTGCCCGATCATCTGAAAATGACGTTTCGCGTTATTGATGAGAAAAACCGCGCGCTGCGGGAAGGTAAGGATCTGAATGCGCTGAAAGAGCAGCTCAAAGACAAAGTACAGCAGACGTTGTCCGCGGTGGTCGACGATGGGTTGGAGCAGCGTGATTTACACGTCTGGAGTTTTGGCTCGTTGCCGGAGCGCTATGAGCAGAAACGCGGCGGTTACTCCGTCAAGGCTTATCCGGCTTTGGTGGATGAAAAGGACAGCGTGGCGATCCGTCTCTTTGATACGCCGCACCAGCAACAGCAGATGATGCGTCAGGGGCTGCGGCGTCTGTTGCTGCTGAATATTCCATCACCGATAAAATATCTGCACGAAAAATTGCCGAACAAGGCGAAGCTGGGGCTGTATTTCAACCCTTACGGCAAAGTGCTCGATCTGATCGATGACTGCATCTCCTGCGCGGTCGATAAGCTGATCGGTGAATTTGGCGGGCCGGTCTGGCAGGAAGCTGAATTTCAGCGCCTGCATGAAAAAGTCCGCGCCGAACTCAATGACACGGTGGTTGATATCGCCAAACAGGTCGAGCAGATCCTGACCGCGGTATTTGCCATCAATAAACGGCTGAAAGGCCGGGTCGATATGGCGATGGCGCTGGCGTTAAGCGATATTAAAAACCAGCTTGGCGGTTTGGTGTTCCGCGGCTTTGTTACCGCCAACGGCTGGCAGCGGCTGCCGGATGTACTGCGTTACTTACAGGCTATCGATCGCAGGTTGGAAAAACTGGCGATCGATGTTCACCGCGATCGGGCGCAAATGCTGAAGGTCGAGCAGGTGCAGCAGGCTTGGCGCCAGTGGTTGAATAAACTGCCGGCCGAGCGCCGTGACGATGACGACGTTAAGGCGGTGCGCTGGATGATTGAGGAATTGCGGGTGAGCTATTTCGCCCAGCAGTTGGGAACGCCGTTCCCGATATCGGACAAGCGGATATTGCAGGCGATGGAGCAGATTGATGCGTGA
- a CDS encoding YnbE family lipoprotein: MKKLYTWPGALCVLLLTGCIPRIEVAAPKEPITINMNVKIEHEIYIKADKEAAQLLEKSDNAAGKEVKNRRE; the protein is encoded by the coding sequence ATGAAAAAATTATATACATGGCCGGGAGCGCTCTGCGTGCTGCTGTTGACAGGGTGCATACCGCGAATAGAAGTGGCGGCGCCCAAAGAGCCGATAACCATCAATATGAACGTCAAAATCGAGCATGAGATTTACATTAAGGCCGACAAAGAAGCCGCTCAGCTGTTGGAGAAATCAGACAATGCCGCGGGTAAAGAGGTAAAAAATCGCCGGGAGTGA
- a CDS encoding FMN-dependent NADH-azoreductase: MSKVLVLKSSILANFSQSNQLADYFSAQWQASHPGDSVTVRDLAAQPIPVLDGELVSALRPSDAPLTPRQQEALTLSDELIAELQANDIIVVTAPMYNFNIPTQLKNYFDLIARAGVTFRYTEQGPEGLVKGKRAIVLTSRGGIHKDTPTDLLAPYVRLFLGFIGITDVEFVFAEGIAYGPDMAEKALETAKAQISQLVSA, encoded by the coding sequence ATGAGTAAAGTATTGGTTCTAAAATCAAGCATCCTGGCAAATTTTTCTCAGTCAAATCAATTGGCTGACTATTTTAGCGCACAATGGCAAGCGTCCCATCCCGGCGATAGCGTCACCGTTCGTGATTTAGCGGCACAGCCAATTCCGGTTCTCGACGGTGAATTAGTCAGCGCATTGCGTCCGTCTGATGCGCCGTTGACGCCGCGTCAGCAGGAAGCGTTAACCCTGTCTGATGAGCTGATCGCCGAATTGCAGGCGAACGACATTATTGTCGTTACCGCCCCTATGTATAACTTCAACATCCCGACGCAGTTGAAGAACTACTTTGACCTGATTGCCCGCGCAGGCGTGACCTTCCGCTATACCGAGCAAGGTCCGGAAGGTTTGGTCAAAGGCAAACGCGCTATCGTGCTGACCAGCCGTGGCGGTATCCATAAAGATACTCCGACCGACCTGCTGGCGCCGTATGTGCGTCTGTTCCTGGGTTTCATCGGTATTACCGATGTCGAGTTCGTGTTTGCCGAAGGTATTGCCTACGGTCCGGACATGGCGGAAAAAGCCCTTGAAACGGCTAAAGCGCAAATATCTCAATTAGTCAGCGCTTAA
- a CDS encoding 2-hydroxyacid dehydrogenase encodes MKLAVYSTKQYDRKYLERVNQQFGYQIEFFDFMLTKRTTATAAGCQAVCIFVNDDGGREVLTKLAKLGVKTLALRCAGFNNVDLDAAKELGISVVRVPAYSPEAVAEHAVGMMMCLNRRIHRAYQRTRDANFSLEGLIGFNMHNRTAGIIGTGKIGIATMRILKGFGMRLLAFDPYPNPQALELGAEYVDLKTLYARSDVISLHCPLTPENHHLLNQTAFSQMKNGVMIINTSRGGLIDSQAAIDALKLQKIGSLGMDVYENERDLFFADKSNDVIQDDVFRRLSACHNVLFTGHQAFLTEEALTSISQTTLQNLSQISRGEECTNLLNP; translated from the coding sequence ATGAAATTGGCAGTTTACAGTACTAAACAATACGATCGTAAGTATTTAGAGCGAGTTAACCAACAGTTTGGCTATCAAATTGAATTTTTCGATTTCATGCTGACGAAACGCACCACGGCAACGGCAGCAGGCTGCCAGGCCGTGTGCATTTTTGTTAACGATGACGGTGGCCGTGAAGTGTTGACCAAGCTGGCGAAACTTGGGGTAAAAACGCTGGCGTTACGTTGCGCGGGTTTCAACAATGTCGACCTTGATGCGGCCAAAGAGCTGGGGATTAGCGTGGTTCGGGTGCCGGCCTATTCACCTGAAGCGGTGGCTGAACATGCGGTCGGGATGATGATGTGCCTTAATCGCCGCATTCATCGTGCCTATCAGCGTACCCGTGACGCTAATTTCTCGCTGGAAGGCTTGATTGGTTTCAACATGCACAACCGCACCGCGGGCATTATCGGCACCGGCAAGATCGGTATCGCCACCATGCGCATCCTGAAAGGGTTCGGTATGCGCCTGCTGGCGTTCGATCCCTATCCAAACCCTCAGGCACTGGAACTGGGCGCGGAATATGTGGACCTGAAAACGCTGTATGCCCGTTCGGACGTCATTTCATTACACTGCCCGCTGACGCCGGAAAACCACCATCTGCTTAATCAGACCGCGTTCTCGCAGATGAAAAACGGCGTGATGATCATTAATACCAGCCGCGGCGGATTAATCGACTCACAAGCCGCCATTGACGCGCTGAAGCTGCAGAAAATCGGCTCGCTGGGGATGGACGTCTATGAGAACGAGCGCGATTTATTCTTTGCCGACAAATCCAATGACGTTATTCAGGACGACGTGTTCCGCCGCCTGTCCGCCTGTCATAACGTGTTGTTTACCGGCCATCAGGCCTTTCTGACGGAAGAAGCGTTGACCAGCATCTCTCAGACAACGCTCCAAAACCTGAGCCAGATAAGCCGGGGCGAAGAGTGCACTAATTTATTGAACCCTTGA
- a CDS encoding DUF333 domain-containing protein, which translates to MKLYQWLFTAAVLVLSGCGNSERTTAVNQQEPSFNNGNPTVLLKSDSPADASCSLMGGTMALSRQLNGASVGTCQLANGKRCDERALMNGTCPAG; encoded by the coding sequence ATGAAATTGTATCAATGGTTATTCACTGCTGCTGTCCTCGTGCTGTCTGGATGCGGCAATAGTGAAAGAACCACGGCCGTCAATCAGCAGGAGCCTTCATTTAATAACGGCAATCCCACCGTGCTGCTGAAAAGCGATTCGCCTGCTGACGCAAGCTGTTCGTTAATGGGGGGAACGATGGCGTTGTCCAGGCAGTTAAATGGCGCCAGCGTGGGGACTTGCCAGTTGGCGAATGGCAAACGTTGTGATGAACGCGCATTGATGAATGGCACCTGTCCCGCAGGTTGA